A single Pantoea rwandensis DNA region contains:
- the coaD gene encoding pantetheine-phosphate adenylyltransferase, which translates to MSTKAIYPGTFDPITLGHVDIVTRAAQMFDRIVVAIAASPSKKPLFTLDERVDLARQATQHLANVEVLGFSDLMANFAKAQNANVLVRGLRAVSDFEYELQLAQMNRHLLPSLESVFLMPSEGFSFVSSSLVKEVARHKGDVQAFLPAVVHQALLAKLAQS; encoded by the coding sequence ATGAGCACCAAAGCGATTTATCCCGGCACGTTTGATCCCATCACGTTGGGCCATGTGGATATTGTGACGCGCGCGGCGCAAATGTTTGATCGCATCGTGGTTGCCATTGCCGCCAGCCCCAGCAAAAAGCCGCTGTTTACACTCGATGAGCGCGTAGATTTGGCACGGCAGGCTACTCAGCACTTAGCCAATGTTGAGGTTTTGGGTTTTAGCGATTTAATGGCGAACTTCGCCAAAGCGCAAAATGCCAATGTGCTGGTGCGGGGACTGCGTGCGGTATCAGATTTCGAATATGAGCTGCAACTGGCACAGATGAACCGTCATCTGCTTCCTTCACTGGAGAGTGTGTTTCTGATGCCGTCCGAAGGATTCTCGTTCGTGTCATCGTCGCTGGTGAAGGAAGTGGCGCGTCATAAAGGTGATGTGCAGGCATTTCTGCCTGCCGTGGTGCATCAGGCATTGCTGGCAAAACTGGCGCAGTCCTGA
- a CDS encoding glycosyltransferase produces the protein MSLDNPALSIITPMFNAGAMFETFMQSLLMQSLINLEIIIVDDGSTDGSGERAEAYARQYPQVRVIHQANGGVSRARNAGLAMARGKYVTFPDADDTMNPAMYQTLVEMAERDDLDAAQCNAEWFFKASQTTKPLIPLDRLTSTAVLSGPEWLNKALKTHRYMHVVWLGIYRRELIEQNNLTFEPGLHHQDIPWTTEFMFNAKRVRYTDQMLYRYYLHDASISNRKRTGQRNVEYQRHYLKIAQMLEEINARYRDKVKIYPAFHYQITREALSVCHSIRREPEESARQAMIADLFATQTHKRMLRNARGARQWYQLLLWLSRIYRWRNK, from the coding sequence ATGTCGCTTGATAATCCCGCACTTTCCATCATTACACCCATGTTCAACGCTGGCGCGATGTTCGAGACGTTTATGCAGTCTCTACTGATGCAATCGCTGATAAATCTCGAAATCATCATTGTCGATGATGGCTCCACTGATGGTTCCGGCGAACGGGCTGAGGCTTATGCGCGCCAGTATCCTCAGGTACGGGTCATTCACCAAGCCAATGGCGGCGTGTCGCGTGCGCGCAATGCCGGGCTCGCAATGGCGCGCGGGAAATACGTTACTTTCCCGGATGCCGATGACACCATGAACCCGGCGATGTATCAAACGCTGGTGGAGATGGCAGAACGGGATGATTTAGACGCCGCACAATGTAATGCAGAGTGGTTTTTCAAAGCCAGCCAAACAACCAAACCGCTCATCCCACTGGATCGCTTAACCAGCACAGCGGTGTTAAGTGGACCAGAATGGCTCAACAAAGCCTTGAAAACCCATCGATATATGCATGTTGTATGGCTAGGTATTTATCGCCGTGAACTGATTGAACAAAACAATCTCACTTTCGAACCGGGATTGCATCATCAGGATATTCCCTGGACCACAGAGTTCATGTTCAACGCCAAACGCGTGCGCTACACCGATCAAATGCTCTACCGCTACTACCTGCACGATGCCTCCATCAGCAACCGCAAACGCACCGGTCAACGAAATGTCGAGTATCAACGCCATTACCTGAAAATCGCGCAGATGCTGGAAGAGATCAATGCACGCTATCGCGATAAAGTTAAAATCTATCCCGCATTCCATTATCAAATTACGCGTGAAGCGCTCAGCGTCTGCCATTCCATTCGCCGTGAACCGGAAGAGAGCGCACGGCAGGCGATGATTGCGGATCTGTTTGCCACGCAAACCCATAAACGGATGCTGCGTAATGCACGCGGCGCGCGGCAGTGGTATCAACTGCTGTTATGGCTGAGTCGCATTTATCGCTGGCGTAACAAATAA
- the waaA gene encoding lipid IV(A) 3-deoxy-D-manno-octulosonic acid transferase: MTTLYTALLYLIQPLIWLRLWLRGRKAPAYRKRWAERYGYCAGKVEPHGIVLHSVSVGETLAAVPLVRALRHRYPTLPITVTTMTPTGSERAQSAFGKDVHHVYLPYDLPGSINRFLDTVDPRLVIIMETELWPNIIRILHQRQIPLVIANARLSERSAKGYKKLGGFMRDLLQRITLIAAQNNEDAERFLSLGLKRTHLAVTGSLKFDISVTPELAARAVTLRRQWASRRPVWIATSTHEGEETIILDAHRRLLQQFPDLLLILVPRHPERFKDACELTQKRGFSFTLRSSGEIPSGATQVVIGDTMGELMLLYGIADIAFVGGSLVERGGHNPLEPAAHAIPVLMGPHIWNFKDICAKLQQAEGLITVTDVVSLEKQVANLLQDDDYRRYYGRHAVEVLHQNQGALQRLLQLLEPHLPPRAH, encoded by the coding sequence ATGACAACTCTATACACAGCCCTGCTCTATTTAATACAGCCACTGATCTGGCTGCGCCTGTGGCTGCGCGGTCGAAAAGCACCGGCCTATCGTAAACGCTGGGCGGAACGTTACGGCTACTGCGCGGGCAAAGTTGAACCGCACGGTATCGTGCTGCATTCCGTTTCTGTGGGTGAGACGCTCGCTGCCGTGCCGCTGGTGCGCGCATTGCGCCATCGCTATCCCACACTGCCCATCACCGTGACCACCATGACGCCCACGGGCTCCGAACGCGCTCAGTCCGCGTTTGGTAAAGATGTGCATCATGTCTATCTGCCCTATGATTTGCCCGGTTCGATTAACCGTTTCCTCGACACCGTTGATCCTCGTCTGGTGATCATCATGGAGACTGAGTTGTGGCCGAACATCATCCGTATTCTGCACCAGCGCCAAATTCCGCTGGTCATTGCCAACGCCCGCCTGTCAGAGCGTTCGGCCAAAGGTTATAAAAAACTCGGTGGCTTTATGCGTGATTTGCTGCAGCGCATTACGCTGATAGCAGCGCAGAACAACGAGGATGCTGAGCGATTCCTCAGCCTCGGCCTTAAACGAACGCATCTCGCCGTCACCGGTAGCCTGAAGTTTGATATCTCTGTAACGCCAGAGCTGGCGGCCCGTGCGGTCACCCTGCGCCGTCAATGGGCATCGCGCCGCCCGGTGTGGATCGCAACCAGCACGCACGAAGGCGAAGAGACCATCATCCTTGATGCGCATCGTCGTCTGCTGCAGCAGTTCCCTGATCTGTTGCTAATTCTGGTGCCACGCCATCCTGAACGTTTTAAAGATGCCTGTGAACTGACGCAAAAGCGCGGTTTCAGTTTCACTCTGCGCAGCAGCGGTGAAATTCCGTCTGGCGCAACGCAGGTTGTGATTGGCGACACCATGGGTGAATTAATGCTGCTGTACGGCATCGCCGATATCGCCTTTGTTGGCGGCAGTCTGGTCGAACGCGGCGGTCATAATCCGCTGGAACCGGCCGCCCATGCCATTCCGGTGCTGATGGGTCCGCATATCTGGAACTTCAAAGATATCTGCGCCAAATTGCAGCAGGCAGAAGGCCTGATCACCGTCACCGACGTGGTTTCGCTGGAGAAACAGGTGGCCAACCTGCTGCAGGATGATGATTACCGCCGTTATTACGGTCGCCACGCTGTCGAAGTGCTGCATCAAAATCAGGGCGCATTGCAGCGTCTGCTACAGTTACTCGAACCACATTTGCCGCCACGAGCTCATTAA
- the rfaQ gene encoding putative lipopolysaccharide heptosyltransferase III, producing the protein MASPIPVQFAPKNILLIKLRHHGDMLLTTPVINALRQRYPQANIDVLLYKETRPMLEAHPAIRQLHIIDRNWKKEGGWQKFRHEMALLSAVRACHYDLVINLADQWRSAIITRFSAAPVRIGFAYAKRDHALWRWCHTYLVSTKTHNQLHTVEQNMAALEPLGISAEGAKASMHFSAADKQKVQDALAQQKVSGPFIVLQPTSRWVFKCWEDEKVAQLIDTLAADGHTLVLTAAPDQKEQAMIAHIQSLCHSQNVVSLAGQFSLPQLAALIDAAQLFIGVDSAPMHMAAALDTPCLALFGPTKLQHWSPWGENNRVIWAGDYAPLPSPDDIDTKTEQRYLSAIPVDDVVAAARSFLHD; encoded by the coding sequence ATGGCAAGCCCGATTCCAGTCCAATTTGCACCGAAAAACATTCTGCTGATCAAGCTACGCCATCACGGCGATATGCTGCTGACCACGCCCGTTATCAATGCGCTCCGCCAACGCTATCCCCAGGCCAACATCGACGTCCTGTTGTACAAAGAGACGCGGCCGATGCTGGAAGCGCACCCCGCGATTCGCCAGTTGCACATCATTGACCGCAACTGGAAAAAAGAGGGCGGCTGGCAGAAGTTCCGCCACGAGATGGCTCTGCTTTCAGCTGTACGTGCCTGTCATTATGACCTGGTGATTAACCTCGCCGACCAGTGGCGTAGCGCGATTATCACGCGTTTTTCAGCTGCTCCGGTGCGTATTGGGTTTGCCTACGCCAAACGTGATCACGCCCTGTGGCGTTGGTGCCATACCTATCTGGTTTCGACAAAAACACATAATCAATTGCATACCGTCGAGCAGAATATGGCGGCGCTTGAGCCGCTAGGAATCAGCGCGGAAGGTGCAAAAGCCTCAATGCACTTTAGTGCGGCAGATAAACAGAAAGTGCAGGATGCATTGGCTCAGCAAAAGGTCAGCGGGCCGTTTATCGTGTTACAGCCGACATCGCGTTGGGTATTTAAATGCTGGGAAGATGAAAAGGTCGCGCAGCTGATTGATACGCTCGCGGCTGACGGCCATACCCTTGTTCTTACCGCTGCCCCAGACCAGAAAGAGCAAGCGATGATTGCCCACATTCAGTCGCTGTGCCACAGCCAGAATGTGGTTTCACTTGCTGGGCAGTTTTCATTGCCGCAACTGGCGGCATTGATTGATGCCGCGCAGCTATTTATCGGTGTGGATTCTGCCCCCATGCACATGGCCGCCGCACTCGATACGCCCTGTCTTGCGCTGTTTGGCCCCACCAAACTGCAACACTGGAGTCCGTGGGGTGAAAACAATCGCGTGATCTGGGCCGGTGATTATGCACCGCTGCCTTCGCCAGACGACATCGATACCAAAACAGAACAGCGCTATCTCTCAGCCATTCCGGTGGATGATGTGGTGGCCGCCGCCAGGAGTTTTTTGCATGACTAA
- a CDS encoding deacetylase yields MTRHAFLITIDTEGDNLWRNHRSITTENTGYLPRFQDLCERYGFKPTWLTNYEMAMDPAFVEFGKDVIARKQGEIGMHLHAWNSPPEAPLTDDDWRWQPFLVEYPDTVLRDKVVYMTDLLEEKFQTKMLSHRAGRWAFDERYAAILTELGYQVDCSVTPRVNWSYTRGAPQGKGGTNYTDFPFKPYFIDPQDISRSGNSSLLEIPMSIQYKYSPLMNTFKQSLYRLRGKQKSPAVHWLRPSGGNLADMQRVVEMSLAEGNNYTEFMLHSSEFMPDGSPTFKNERDIEQLYADLEALFSWLAPRFVGQTLSEYHDSFRLQQPAR; encoded by the coding sequence ATGACCCGGCACGCGTTCCTTATTACCATTGACACTGAAGGCGACAACCTTTGGCGCAATCACCGTTCAATCACCACCGAAAATACCGGCTATCTGCCACGTTTTCAGGACCTGTGCGAGCGTTATGGTTTTAAACCCACCTGGCTGACCAACTATGAAATGGCGATGGATCCTGCTTTTGTGGAATTCGGTAAAGATGTCATCGCGCGCAAACAAGGTGAGATTGGCATGCATCTGCATGCATGGAACAGTCCGCCAGAAGCTCCACTCACCGATGATGACTGGCGTTGGCAGCCTTTCCTGGTCGAATACCCGGATACCGTGCTGCGCGATAAAGTCGTTTATATGACTGATCTGTTGGAAGAAAAGTTCCAGACCAAAATGCTGAGCCATCGTGCAGGGCGCTGGGCATTTGATGAACGCTATGCCGCCATTCTCACCGAATTAGGCTATCAGGTGGATTGTTCCGTTACCCCGCGCGTGAACTGGTCCTACACACGCGGCGCGCCACAGGGTAAAGGCGGCACTAACTATACAGATTTTCCGTTCAAACCTTATTTCATCGATCCGCAGGATATCTCACGCAGCGGCAACTCTTCACTGCTCGAAATCCCTATGAGTATTCAATACAAATACTCGCCTTTGATGAATACCTTCAAACAAAGTCTGTATCGACTTCGCGGCAAGCAAAAAAGCCCCGCCGTACATTGGCTGCGCCCGTCCGGCGGTAATCTTGCGGATATGCAACGTGTGGTCGAAATGTCGCTGGCAGAAGGCAATAATTACACGGAATTTATGCTGCACAGTTCTGAGTTCATGCCAGACGGCAGCCCAACGTTTAAAAACGAACGCGATATCGAACAACTTTATGCGGATTTAGAGGCGCTCTTTAGTTGGTTAGCGCCCCGTTTTGTTGGTCAGACCCTGTCTGAATACCACGACAGTTTTAGGCTACAGCAGCCTGCACGTTAA
- a CDS encoding glycosyltransferase family 4 protein, whose protein sequence is MTKLRLAIVRQKYRPDGGAERFISRALEALDGEQLDLNIITRSWQGTPNPAWHLHICNPAKFGRVSRERGFARAARACWEREKFDIVQSHERIAGCDIFRAGDGVHRVWLEQRARIVSPWQRLSASLSPYHRYVLQAEAEMFNAASLKAVICNSEMVKQDILRHFTLDASKIHVIYNAIDSQRFQPATEAQRYAMRQQLTLPQDATVMIYVGSGFERKGLKAAIEALAHSDRYLVVVGQDKQLSRYQQLANQLNCLDRLRFVGVQQDVQPYYHTADALLLPTLYDPFPNVVLEAMACGLAVITSTGCGGAEFIQAGQEGFVCDALDIKALNDAIVATPALSQNSAMGEAARRRIEPFGPQRLAQSLTSLYQQVLKAS, encoded by the coding sequence ATGACTAAGTTACGCCTGGCGATTGTCCGGCAGAAATATCGTCCGGATGGCGGTGCCGAGCGTTTCATCTCGCGGGCGCTGGAAGCACTGGACGGCGAACAGCTCGATCTGAATATCATCACACGTAGCTGGCAGGGCACACCCAATCCGGCCTGGCATCTGCACATCTGCAATCCCGCCAAATTTGGACGCGTATCGCGCGAACGCGGTTTTGCCCGCGCGGCACGTGCATGCTGGGAACGTGAAAAGTTCGATATCGTGCAGAGCCACGAACGCATTGCGGGCTGCGATATTTTTCGCGCCGGTGATGGCGTCCATCGCGTGTGGCTGGAACAACGTGCGCGTATTGTCTCACCCTGGCAGCGTTTGAGCGCCAGCCTGAGTCCTTATCATCGCTATGTTTTACAGGCTGAAGCAGAGATGTTCAATGCAGCATCTTTAAAAGCAGTAATCTGTAACTCTGAGATGGTGAAGCAAGATATTTTGCGTCATTTCACGCTAGATGCCAGCAAAATCCATGTCATTTACAACGCCATTGATAGCCAACGTTTCCAGCCAGCAACAGAAGCTCAGCGCTACGCCATGCGCCAGCAATTGACGCTGCCACAAGATGCCACGGTGATGATCTACGTGGGTTCAGGCTTTGAGCGCAAAGGCTTGAAAGCCGCCATCGAAGCACTCGCCCACAGCGATCGCTATCTGGTTGTGGTTGGCCAGGACAAGCAACTTTCACGCTATCAGCAGTTGGCTAACCAGCTTAATTGCCTCGATCGCTTGCGCTTTGTTGGCGTGCAGCAGGATGTGCAGCCCTATTATCACACCGCTGACGCCTTACTGTTGCCCACGCTTTATGATCCTTTTCCGAATGTGGTGCTGGAAGCGATGGCCTGCGGTTTGGCCGTGATTACCAGCACCGGCTGTGGCGGCGCAGAATTTATTCAAGCCGGCCAGGAAGGCTTCGTTTGTGATGCATTAGATATCAAGGCATTAAATGACGCCATTGTCGCCACACCTGCACTTTCGCAGAATTCTGCCATGGGTGAAGCCGCACGCCGCAGAATCGAACCTTTTGGTCCGCAGCGGCTGGCACAGTCGCTGACTTCACTCTATCAGCAGGTGCTGAAGGCCAGCTGA
- the mutM gene encoding bifunctional DNA-formamidopyrimidine glycosylase/DNA-(apurinic or apyrimidinic site) lyase has translation MPELPEVETSRRGIEPHMVGATILHAVVRNSRLRWPVSHEIHALSDQPVLSVQRRAKYLLLELPHGWIIIHLGMSGSLRVLPGEQPAAKHDHVDLVMSNGKVLRYTDPRRFGAWLWTPDLEGSSVLAHLGPEPLSSEFDGAYLFEKSRGKRTVIKQWLMDNKVVVGVGNIYASESLFTAGILPDRPAMSLSRDEAELMVATIKAVLLRSIEQGGTTLRDFLQTDGKPGYFAQELQVYGRTGEPCRACGTPIVSGKHGQRSTFWCPRCQH, from the coding sequence ATGCCTGAATTACCAGAGGTAGAAACCAGCCGACGTGGTATTGAGCCACATATGGTAGGCGCGACCATTTTGCATGCGGTTGTGCGTAATTCACGCCTGCGCTGGCCGGTCTCGCACGAAATCCATGCGCTAAGTGACCAGCCGGTGCTGAGCGTGCAACGGCGCGCAAAATACCTGCTGCTGGAACTGCCACACGGCTGGATTATCATTCACCTCGGCATGTCTGGCAGCCTTCGAGTCCTTCCTGGTGAGCAACCCGCCGCAAAACACGATCACGTCGATTTGGTGATGAGCAACGGCAAGGTGCTACGTTATACCGATCCACGCCGTTTTGGTGCGTGGTTGTGGACTCCAGATCTGGAAGGCAGCAGTGTACTGGCACATCTCGGTCCTGAGCCGCTCAGCAGCGAATTCGATGGTGCTTATCTGTTTGAGAAGTCGCGTGGAAAGCGCACGGTCATTAAACAGTGGCTGATGGATAACAAAGTGGTGGTCGGCGTGGGCAACATTTACGCCAGCGAATCACTGTTTACCGCCGGGATCTTACCCGATCGACCAGCGATGAGTTTGAGTCGTGATGAAGCGGAGTTGATGGTGGCGACAATCAAGGCCGTATTGCTGCGTTCGATTGAGCAGGGCGGTACCACGCTACGTGATTTCCTGCAAACGGATGGAAAGCCTGGCTACTTTGCTCAGGAATTGCAGGTCTATGGCCGAACGGGCGAACCCTGCCGAGCCTGCGGTACGCCAATCGTCAGCGGCAAACACGGCCAGCGCAGCACCTTCTGGTGCCCTCGCTGCCAGCATTAA
- a CDS encoding glycosyltransferase family 2 protein — translation MPQRQRLSVVMIAKNEAELLPEALASVSWADEIVLLDSGSQDNTVAVARAHGAQVHQAEGWAGFGKQRQRAQAHASGDMILMLDADERVTPELRRAIENVLEQPPSATVYSLGRSNLFLGRFMRHSGWYPDRVMRLYPRALNYNDNLVHESLETQGASVVTLPGDLQHLTCRDLIAFQRKQMNYAEAWAQERFQRGKRCGIFSIFSHTLGAFLKTLLLRAGFLDGKQGWILAVVNAQYTFNKYSALWALHHTSTQGRV, via the coding sequence ATGCCACAACGCCAACGTCTTTCCGTGGTGATGATCGCCAAAAACGAAGCTGAATTGCTGCCGGAGGCGCTGGCCTCAGTGAGCTGGGCAGATGAGATTGTGCTGCTGGATTCAGGCAGCCAGGATAACACCGTAGCAGTGGCCCGCGCGCACGGCGCGCAGGTGCATCAGGCTGAAGGCTGGGCGGGTTTCGGCAAGCAGCGCCAGCGTGCACAAGCTCATGCAAGCGGCGATATGATTCTGATGCTGGATGCCGATGAACGTGTCACACCCGAGTTACGCCGCGCGATTGAAAACGTACTGGAGCAGCCACCCTCCGCTACCGTTTATAGCCTGGGACGCAGCAATTTGTTTCTTGGCCGCTTTATGCGCCATAGTGGCTGGTATCCGGATCGCGTGATGCGCCTCTATCCTCGCGCACTCAATTACAATGACAATCTGGTGCACGAATCGCTGGAAACCCAGGGCGCATCGGTGGTGACGTTACCAGGCGATCTCCAGCATCTCACCTGCCGCGATTTGATCGCTTTCCAACGTAAACAGATGAATTATGCCGAAGCCTGGGCGCAAGAACGTTTTCAGCGAGGCAAGCGTTGTGGCATCTTCTCGATATTCAGCCACACGTTGGGCGCATTCCTTAAGACGTTGCTGCTGCGCGCTGGTTTCCTCGATGGTAAGCAGGGCTGGATCCTGGCCGTCGTGAACGCGCAATACACCTTTAACAAATACTCAGCGCTCTGGGCGCTGCATCACACCTCAACACAAGGTCGCGTATGA
- a CDS encoding glycosyltransferase family 9 protein, translated as MKNILVIRRDNIGDMVCTTPLLEGLKRTFPDAKITLLVNKIAQDVVSHNPHVDRLYVYKKAKHRGKNETTLGVYWQRVKIMLALRKTRFDATILANPVPCKYSLRLANMAGAHNIIGAALPDVQLDHPFRKSDFQGSHQVEHTFSYLSALTDSLPAVPSVNLYLADAEREAAKARVAQSFASPGRVYGVHISSRSPKRRWPIASYAAFINKLLEDEQARVLVFWSPQGTLDVHDKGDAARADELMQLVNSPRVARYPTASVREVIAGFDCCEQILCSDGGQMHLAAGLHKKQVVFFGDTNATLWHPWSGEYQIMQTDSGECTDIALETVWQAWQKLNVQAAVA; from the coding sequence ATGAAAAACATCCTTGTTATCCGACGCGATAACATTGGCGATATGGTGTGTACCACTCCACTGCTGGAAGGTTTGAAACGCACTTTTCCTGACGCAAAAATCACCCTACTGGTTAATAAGATTGCTCAGGATGTGGTGAGCCATAATCCTCACGTTGACCGTCTGTATGTCTACAAAAAAGCCAAACATCGCGGTAAGAACGAAACCACACTCGGTGTTTACTGGCAGCGCGTAAAAATCATGCTGGCACTGCGTAAAACGCGCTTTGATGCCACGATTTTGGCTAATCCGGTGCCGTGCAAATACAGCTTACGCCTGGCGAATATGGCCGGCGCGCACAATATTATTGGCGCTGCTTTGCCCGACGTTCAGCTGGATCATCCGTTCCGTAAAAGCGATTTTCAGGGCAGCCATCAGGTCGAACATACCTTTTCTTACCTCTCGGCATTGACTGATAGCTTGCCTGCCGTGCCATCTGTGAATCTTTATCTCGCAGATGCAGAACGTGAAGCCGCGAAAGCGCGGGTTGCACAAAGCTTCGCCTCACCGGGCAGGGTATATGGTGTGCACATCAGCAGCCGCAGCCCTAAGCGTCGCTGGCCGATAGCCAGTTATGCGGCTTTTATCAATAAGCTGCTGGAAGATGAGCAGGCGCGCGTGCTGGTGTTTTGGTCGCCTCAAGGCACGTTGGATGTCCATGACAAAGGCGATGCGGCACGTGCTGATGAGTTGATGCAGTTGGTCAATTCACCGCGCGTAGCGCGCTATCCCACCGCATCGGTGCGGGAAGTCATCGCAGGCTTTGATTGCTGCGAGCAAATTTTGTGTAGCGATGGGGGGCAGATGCATCTTGCCGCCGGGCTGCATAAAAAGCAGGTTGTGTTCTTTGGCGATACCAATGCGACGTTGTGGCATCCATGGTCGGGTGAGTACCAGATTATGCAGACCGATTCCGGTGAATGCACTGATATCGCACTGGAAACGGTCTGGCAGGCGTGGCAAAAACTTAACGTGCAGGCTGCTGTAGCCTAA
- a CDS encoding glycosyltransferase: MVIDGLPGGGAEKVVLTLVTGMLAQGHRVSLFSLRKVCEYPLPQGVDYQVILDTNRRPWRKLTELSRRARLLDAAIQQAEKTAGEFDLVVSHLHKTDRIVRRSRALDAKKTWFCLHGVFSASYLGHRTGLSRWLKARKIQQVYQGRNVVGVSPAVLEDLKEAFAVKLTGEAVIGNPFDIALIRQLAAEPAEVPESGFLVHVGRFHQTKRHDRLLKAYALSNIQLPLVLLGQGSAQRKAALEAQAQALGIADRVIFQGFTQNPYAWISRATMLIVSSDSEGFGNVLIEAVLCGTPVVSTRCPGGPMWLLQGDLARGLADLNPESLAAAMCDIYQRPPLLAADAFAEFDTEAICQQYLALIK, encoded by the coding sequence ATGGTGATAGATGGATTGCCGGGCGGCGGCGCTGAAAAAGTGGTTCTGACGCTGGTCACCGGTATGCTGGCACAGGGGCACCGTGTATCACTGTTTTCCCTGCGAAAAGTGTGCGAATACCCCTTGCCGCAGGGAGTGGATTATCAGGTCATTCTGGACACCAATCGTCGACCCTGGCGCAAACTCACCGAGCTGAGTCGTCGGGCCCGTTTGCTGGACGCAGCAATACAACAGGCGGAGAAAACGGCAGGTGAATTTGATCTTGTGGTGTCTCATCTGCACAAAACCGACCGTATTGTGCGTCGAAGTCGCGCGCTGGATGCGAAGAAAACCTGGTTCTGCCTGCATGGCGTGTTTTCAGCCTCCTATCTTGGGCATCGCACCGGATTATCACGCTGGTTAAAGGCGCGTAAAATCCAGCAGGTTTATCAGGGGCGTAACGTGGTCGGCGTTTCACCCGCCGTGCTGGAGGATTTGAAAGAGGCCTTTGCTGTGAAGCTCACAGGCGAAGCGGTGATTGGCAATCCGTTCGATATTGCACTGATTCGGCAGTTGGCAGCAGAGCCCGCTGAAGTGCCTGAGTCTGGTTTTCTGGTGCATGTCGGGCGCTTCCACCAAACTAAACGGCATGACCGCCTGTTAAAGGCTTACGCATTAAGCAATATTCAATTGCCGTTGGTGTTATTGGGGCAGGGATCGGCACAGCGTAAAGCCGCTTTAGAAGCCCAGGCACAAGCGCTAGGGATTGCCGATCGTGTTATTTTCCAGGGCTTTACACAAAACCCTTATGCATGGATCAGCCGGGCGACAATGTTGATCGTCAGTTCGGATAGCGAGGGTTTTGGTAATGTGCTGATCGAAGCCGTATTGTGTGGCACGCCTGTCGTCAGTACGCGTTGTCCGGGTGGCCCGATGTGGCTGTTGCAAGGTGATTTAGCGCGCGGCCTGGCGGATCTCAATCCTGAATCGCTGGCAGCAGCAATGTGTGACATTTATCAGCGCCCGCCGTTGTTAGCAGCGGATGCCTTTGCCGAATTTGATACGGAGGCAATCTGTCAGCAATATCTGGCGCTGATTAAGTGA